One part of the Arabidopsis thaliana chromosome 1 sequence genome encodes these proteins:
- a CDS encoding Protein kinase superfamily protein (Protein kinase superfamily protein; FUNCTIONS IN: protein serine/threonine kinase activity, protein kinase activity, kinase activity, ATP binding; INVOLVED IN: protein amino acid phosphorylation, N-terminal protein myristoylation; LOCATED IN: plasma membrane; EXPRESSED IN: 24 plant structures; EXPRESSED DURING: 13 growth stages; CONTAINS InterPro DOMAIN/s: Protein kinase, ATP binding site (InterPro:IPR017441), Protein kinase, catalytic domain (InterPro:IPR000719), Serine/threonine-protein kinase domain (InterPro:IPR002290), Serine/threonine-protein kinase-like domain (InterPro:IPR017442), Protein kinase-like domain (InterPro:IPR011009), Serine/threonine-protein kinase, active site (InterPro:IPR008271); BEST Arabidopsis thaliana protein match is: Protein kinase superfamily protein (TAIR:AT1G09600.1); Has 124596 Blast hits to 123234 proteins in 4130 species: Archae - 92; Bacteria - 13981; Metazoa - 46101; Fungi - 12764; Plants - 31065; Viruses - 453; Other Eukaryotes - 20140 (source: NCBI BLink).), whose protein sequence is MGCVCGKPSAIEDSKDSPRERFSSKSSSEFRVSRPVASSRREEPLRIKERSDVVSVRPVLSNKQSNVSLHLRGENLSRREKRIENVAATSPLAMSITIAKATEGEYVAAGWPPWLASVAGEAIRGWVPRRADSFEKLDKIGQGTYSNVYRARDLDQKKIVALKKVRFDNLEPESVRFMAREIQILRRLDHPNIIKLEGLVTSRMSCSLYLVFEYMEHDLAGLASHPAIKFSESQVKCYLQQLLHGLDHCHSRGVLHRDIKGSNLLIDNSGVLKIADFGLASFFDPRQTQPLTSRVVTLWYRPPELLLGATRYGAAVDLWSAGCILAELYAGKPIMPGRTEVEQLHKIFKLCGSPTEDYWVKSRLPHATIFKPTQPYKRLVGETFKEFPQPALALLETLLSVNPDDRGTATAALKSEFFSTRPLPCDPSSLPKYPPSKELDARMRDEESRRQVGGNRDQRHQERRGTKESRAIPAPDANAELVASMQKRQSQSTNRSRSEKFNPHPEEVASGFPIDPPRPSSQAFEPNRESQGNIIPHKRASHSGPLSRRSASAKGRRNYQDSQKVSSIADYSAMPGFAATRTGAPQQETCRGMTRLPGSFKETSEEANQEENGRSNKKDPILLGYGSKGHKIHYSGPLVVPSGNMDQVLKDHDRHIQEAVRRARIDKARVKKLQADEASSQQVATNHPSSVSSR, encoded by the exons ATGGGTTGTGTTTGTGGTAAGCCTTCTGCTATTGAAGATAGCAAAGATAGTCCAAGAGAGCGTTTCTCAAGCAAATCCTCTTCTGAGTTTAGAGTTTCAAGACCGGTTGCTTCTTCTAGAAGGGAGGAGCCGCTTAGGATTAAGGAACGGTCTGATGTTGTTAGTGTAAGACCAGTGTTGAGTAATAAGCAATCCAATGTTTCGTTGCATTTGCGTGGAGAGAATTTGAgtagaagagagaagaggattGAGAATGTTGCTGCTACTTCACCTCTTGCAATGAGTATTACCATAGCTAAAGCAACTGAAGGAGAGTATGTAGCTGCAGGTTGGCCTCCATGGCTGGCTTCTGTAGCTGGAGAAGCTATCAGGGGATGGGTTCCTCGGCGTGCGGATTCTTTTGAGAAGTTGGACAAA ATTGGTCAGGGCACTTATAGTAATGTATATAGGGCTCGCGACCTGGATCAGAAGAAAATTGTGGCTTTGAAGAAAGTTAGGTTTGATAACTTGGAGCCAGAAAGTGTGCGTTTTATGGCTAGAGAAATCCAGATATTACGCCGGCTTGATCATCCTAATATCATAAAGCTAGAAGGCTTAGTTACGTCAAGAATGTCTTGCAGCTTATATCTTGTTTTCGAGTACATGGAACACGATTTAGCTGGGCTAGCCTCGCATCCCGCGATAAAATTTTCTGAATCACag GTTAAGTGCTACCTGCAGCAACTATTACATGGACTAGACCATTGTCACAGTCGTGGTGTACTCCATCGGGATATAAAAGGCTCAAACCTGCTAATAGATAATAGTGGAGTTTTAAAGATTGCTGACTTTGGATTAGCTAGTTTCTTTGATCCTCGTCAAACTCAGCCTTTGACCAGTCGTGTGGTAACTCTTTGGTACCGTCCACCTGAGCTTTTGCTCGGAGCAACTCGCTATGGAGCAGCAGTTGATTTGTGGAGTGCAGGTTGCATTCTTGCTGAACTATATGCAGGCAAGCCTATTATGCCTGGTAGAACCGAG GTGGAACAGTTGCACAAGATTTTCAAGCTATGTGGCTCGCCTACCGAGGACTATTGGGTAAAATCAAGGTTGCCTCATGCAACAATTTTCAAGCCTACTCAACCATATAAACGCTTAGTGGGTGAAACATTCAAGGAGTTTCCTCAGCCAGCTTTAGCCCTTCTTGAAACTCTCCTTTCAGTCAATCCTGACGATCGTGGAACTGCCACTGCAGCTCTCAAGAGTGAG ttcTTCTCCACCAGACCTCTTCCATGTGATCCTTCAAGCTTGCCTAAATATCCTCCCAGCAAAGAGCTCGATGCAAGAATGCGGGATGAGGAAAGTAGAAG ACAAGTTGGAGGAAACAGGGACCAAAGACaccaagaaagaagaggaactAAGGAATCTCGAGCCATCCCAGCCCCTGACGCAAATGCAGAGCTGGTTGCATCAATGCAG AAAAGGCAGAGCCAGTCTACTAATAGAAGTCGAAGCGAGAAGTTTAATCCACATCCTGAAGAAGTTGCATCCGGTTTCCCAATCGATCCACCAAGGCCGTCATCACAAGCATTTGAACCAAACAGAGAATCTCAGGGCAATATAATTCCTCACAAGAGAGCTTCACATTCTGGTCCTCTATCACGTAGATCTGCTTCCGCAAAGGGTAGACGGAATTACCAAGATTCTCAAAAGGTTTCATCCATAGCTGATTACTCAGCAATGCCTGGTTTTGCCGCAACAAGAACAGGCGCACCACAACAAGAGACTTGCAGAGGAATGACTCGGCTTCCAGGTTCATTCAAGGAAACGTCTGAAGAAGCAAACCAGGAAGAGAATGGTCGAAGCAACAAGAAAGACCCTATTCTC TTGGGTTATGGATCAAAAGGGCACAAGATTCATTACTCAGGACCGTTAGTGGTTCCATCAGGAAACATGGATCAAGTGTTGAAAGACCATGACCGACATATCCAAGAAGCTGTGAGAAGAGCACGAATCGATAAGGCTCGAGTCAAGAAACTTCAAGCTGACGAAGCTTCGAGCCAACAAGTCGCAACCAATCATCCCTCATCTGTTTCTAGCCGTTGA